Proteins from one Macrobrachium rosenbergii isolate ZJJX-2024 chromosome 14, ASM4041242v1, whole genome shotgun sequence genomic window:
- the LOC136845540 gene encoding uncharacterized protein, with protein MATCQSPSRLKLFSYPVTSSPVTSSPVTSSPVTSCPPTSSPVISSPCHFFPRHFFPRHFFPCHFFPRHFFPCHFFPFHFFPCHFFPRPPTSSPVISSPPTSSPVISSPVTSSPVISSPVTSSPVTSSPCHFLPLPLLLLSLLPPVTSSPVISSPPTSSPCHFLAWTWPPTPSRATSFNSGVCTLVVGVPVSVMPSAASDSGILSFLGLVMLSGDSPLSARVRANLNLIADNNETHF; from the exons TTCTTACCCTGTCACTTCTTCCCCCGTCACTTCTTCCCCCGTCACTTCTTCCCCTGTCACTTCTTGCCCTCCCACTTCTTCCCCTGTCATTTCTTCCCCCTGTCACTTCTTCCCCCGTCACTTCTTCCCCCGTCACTTCTTCCCCTGTCACTTCTTCCCCCGTCACTTCTTCCCCTGTCACTTCTTCCCCTTTCACTTCTTCCCCTGTCACTTCTTTCCCCGCCCTCCCACTTCTTCCCCTGTCATTTCTTCCCCTCCCACTTCTTCCCCTGTCATTTCTTCCCCTGTCACTTCTTCCCCTGTCATTTCTTCCCCTGTCACTTCTTCCCCTGTCACTTCTTCCCCCTGTCACTTCTTGCCCCTCCCACTTCTTCTTCTGTCACTTCTTCCCCCTGTCACTTCTTCCCCCGTCATTTCTTCCCCTCCCACTTCTTCTCCCTGTCACTTTTTAGCGTGGACTTGGCCCCCAACCCCTTCTAGAGCTACTTCTTTCAACAGTGGCGTTT GTACTTTGGTGGTCGGTGTTCCGGTTAGCGTGATGCCTTCAGCAGCCTCGGATTCAGGTATCCTCTCTTTCCTTGGTTTG GTTATGCTCTCCGGAGACTCGCCTTTGAGCGCGAGAGTGAGAGCTAATCTTAATTTGATTGCTGACAACAATGAGACCCATTTCTAG